In Colius striatus isolate bColStr4 chromosome 17, bColStr4.1.hap1, whole genome shotgun sequence, the following proteins share a genomic window:
- the COMT gene encoding catechol O-methyltransferase isoform X2 gives MLESSSLPFFIAFVLLLLLFVVLIRKNSTAALIWNEIIREKITNFIMNQSKEQRILNFVLQNAVRGDPCSVLDTIDKYCSQKEWAMNVGNEKGLILDKTVEEANPSVALELGTYCGYSSVRIARLLKAGARLLTVEFNPEFAAIAKQILEFAGVQDKVKLLEGPSEEIIPQLKKKYEVDTLDFVFLDHWKDKYTPDTILLQECNLLRKGSVLLADNVIFPGAPEFLNYVRNNPRFQCTNYPSHLEYMKAEDAMEKAVFLG, from the exons atGCTGGAGAGCTCTTCACTCCCTTTCTTCATTGCCTTTGTCCTGCTTTTGCTGCTCTTTGTGGTGCTCATCAGGAAAAACAGCACTGCTGCCCTTATCTGGAATGAAATAATCCGAGAGAAAATAACCAATTTCATCATGAATCAGAGCAAAGAGCAGAGGATTTTGAATTTTGTGCTTCAGAATGCAGTCCGAGGAGACCCCTGTAGTGTGTTGGACACTATAGATAAGTACTGCTCCCAGAAAGAGTGGGCCATGAATGTGGGCAACGAGAAAG GTTTAATTCTAGACAAGACAGTGGAAGAGGCCAACCCCTCAGTTGCACTGGAGCTGGGAACATACTGTGGCTATTCATCAGTTAGGATTGCTCGTCTGCTGAAGGCAGGAGCTCGTCTTCTCACTGTGGAATTCAACCCAGAATTTGCTGCTATAGCTAAACAGATTTTGGAATTTGCTGGAGTACAAGATAAG GTAAAACTCCTAGAAGGCCCTTCAGAGGAAATTATACCccagctgaagaaaaaatatgaagtgGATACTCTGGATTTTGTCTTCTTGGATCACTGGAAAGACAAATACACACCAGACACAATACTGCTTCAG GAATGCAACTTGCTGAGGAAGGGCTCGGTTCTTCTGGCTGACAATGTCATCTTCCCAGGAGCTCCAGAGTTCCTGAACTATGTCCGCAACAACCCCCGTTTCCAATGCACTAACTACCCATCTCATCTGGAATACATGAAAGCGGAGGATGCTATGGAAAAGGCTGTGTTTTTGGGATAA
- the COMT gene encoding catechol O-methyltransferase isoform X1, translated as MKLQMLESSSLPFFIAFVLLLLLFVVLIRKNSTAALIWNEIIREKITNFIMNQSKEQRILNFVLQNAVRGDPCSVLDTIDKYCSQKEWAMNVGNEKGLILDKTVEEANPSVALELGTYCGYSSVRIARLLKAGARLLTVEFNPEFAAIAKQILEFAGVQDKVKLLEGPSEEIIPQLKKKYEVDTLDFVFLDHWKDKYTPDTILLQECNLLRKGSVLLADNVIFPGAPEFLNYVRNNPRFQCTNYPSHLEYMKAEDAMEKAVFLG; from the exons ATGAAGCTTCAG atGCTGGAGAGCTCTTCACTCCCTTTCTTCATTGCCTTTGTCCTGCTTTTGCTGCTCTTTGTGGTGCTCATCAGGAAAAACAGCACTGCTGCCCTTATCTGGAATGAAATAATCCGAGAGAAAATAACCAATTTCATCATGAATCAGAGCAAAGAGCAGAGGATTTTGAATTTTGTGCTTCAGAATGCAGTCCGAGGAGACCCCTGTAGTGTGTTGGACACTATAGATAAGTACTGCTCCCAGAAAGAGTGGGCCATGAATGTGGGCAACGAGAAAG GTTTAATTCTAGACAAGACAGTGGAAGAGGCCAACCCCTCAGTTGCACTGGAGCTGGGAACATACTGTGGCTATTCATCAGTTAGGATTGCTCGTCTGCTGAAGGCAGGAGCTCGTCTTCTCACTGTGGAATTCAACCCAGAATTTGCTGCTATAGCTAAACAGATTTTGGAATTTGCTGGAGTACAAGATAAG GTAAAACTCCTAGAAGGCCCTTCAGAGGAAATTATACCccagctgaagaaaaaatatgaagtgGATACTCTGGATTTTGTCTTCTTGGATCACTGGAAAGACAAATACACACCAGACACAATACTGCTTCAG GAATGCAACTTGCTGAGGAAGGGCTCGGTTCTTCTGGCTGACAATGTCATCTTCCCAGGAGCTCCAGAGTTCCTGAACTATGTCCGCAACAACCCCCGTTTCCAATGCACTAACTACCCATCTCATCTGGAATACATGAAAGCGGAGGATGCTATGGAAAAGGCTGTGTTTTTGGGATAA